Proteins encoded by one window of Aeromicrobium yanjiei:
- a CDS encoding MinD/ParA family ATP-binding protein, with the protein MTVETIPNFPNITAHFHAEDTVEVQLLGVSQMFYTDEAGDARSKALTYLWGVARGADLNRSIRVTTRTADNHVAVLIVTPDGTYYDEADPISSWPILEPDADDPAPAVAPSNTDDSAPITEAILINQAASATPTTDAAPRPARVPVVAAPAAVAAPAGAQQLAGPDVPRHHERKSFIAEGPVLEPAKQGWRGTFNKMGMRLDPGASELLWRDDVKQVSRHWPGPRTIAIANGKGSANKTPTTVMLAAVFARYGGAGVLAWDNNETRGSLAWRTQQSGHHNTVLELLPQAEKLLGTGAQSAEMSYFAHHQPEDKFDVLHSDQSVDGSHEVSGEEVDAIHRVAAKYYRLIMMDSGNNERAVNWRSMIEHSQQLVVPCTNVEDTAEAGARMLEALSNRDEHSRKLAQNAVAVISKRTPGKDPNMERIVKDFRPLVREVVTIPYDKALVSGVIHFDALNNDTKRAWLRATAAVAKGL; encoded by the coding sequence CCATCCCGAACTTCCCCAACATCACGGCGCACTTCCACGCCGAAGACACCGTGGAAGTCCAACTGCTCGGCGTGAGCCAAATGTTTTACACCGATGAGGCCGGAGACGCCCGCAGCAAGGCCCTGACGTACCTGTGGGGCGTCGCCAGAGGCGCCGATCTCAACCGCTCGATCCGGGTTACCACCCGCACCGCGGACAACCACGTCGCCGTGCTCATCGTGACCCCCGACGGCACCTACTACGACGAAGCCGACCCGATCAGCTCCTGGCCGATCTTGGAGCCCGACGCCGATGATCCGGCGCCAGCCGTCGCGCCCAGCAACACCGACGACTCCGCGCCGATCACAGAGGCCATCCTGATCAACCAGGCCGCGTCAGCGACACCGACGACGGATGCGGCCCCCCGGCCGGCCCGCGTGCCCGTCGTCGCTGCCCCGGCCGCCGTCGCCGCACCCGCGGGCGCTCAGCAGCTCGCCGGCCCCGATGTTCCTCGGCACCACGAACGAAAGTCGTTCATCGCCGAAGGCCCCGTGCTCGAGCCGGCCAAGCAGGGCTGGCGCGGAACCTTCAACAAGATGGGCATGCGCCTAGACCCCGGCGCCAGCGAACTGCTGTGGCGCGACGACGTCAAGCAGGTCTCCCGCCACTGGCCCGGCCCCCGCACCATCGCGATCGCCAACGGCAAGGGGTCAGCGAACAAGACCCCCACCACCGTCATGCTCGCCGCGGTGTTCGCTCGCTACGGCGGCGCTGGCGTCCTGGCGTGGGACAACAATGAGACCCGCGGCTCGTTGGCCTGGCGCACCCAACAGTCCGGGCACCACAACACCGTGCTTGAGTTGCTCCCCCAAGCAGAGAAGCTGCTCGGCACCGGCGCCCAGTCCGCCGAGATGTCCTACTTCGCGCACCACCAGCCCGAAGACAAGTTCGACGTCCTGCACTCAGACCAGTCCGTCGACGGCTCCCACGAAGTCTCCGGAGAAGAGGTCGACGCGATCCACCGCGTGGCCGCCAAGTACTACCGGCTGATCATGATGGATTCAGGCAACAACGAGCGCGCCGTCAACTGGCGCTCCATGATCGAACACTCCCAACAACTCGTCGTGCCCTGCACCAACGTCGAAGACACCGCCGAAGCCGGCGCCCGGATGCTCGAAGCGCTGTCGAACCGGGACGAGCACTCCCGCAAGCTTGCGCAGAACGCCGTGGCCGTCATCAGCAAGCGCACCCCCGGCAAGGACCCGAACATGGAACGAATCGTCAAGGACTTCCGCCCCCTAGTTCGCGAAGTCGTGACCATCCCCTACGACAAAGCGCTCGTCTCTGGCGTCATCCACTTCGACGCCCTCAACAACGACACCAAGCGCGCGTGGCTGCGCGCGACGGCTGCCGTCGCGAAGGGGCTGTAG
- a CDS encoding DUF4265 domain-containing protein, with product MAAGVVVMEFMSWGEATHRDPTWRHRSDFIIAIEIDPGDTGITTEQLWARKLDERHFELCCIPFFAYDLALGDVAEVDDDFLVRRVTTASGRYVFRVHFDNENCGLRDDVVLALAERGALVEWSSASMFAVDARDALHGQAIAAYLQSEESQGRLIYETGKTG from the coding sequence GGTGATGGAATTCATGTCTTGGGGCGAAGCAACCCATCGAGACCCGACTTGGCGGCATCGCTCTGACTTCATCATTGCGATCGAGATCGACCCGGGGGACACCGGAATCACAACTGAGCAGCTATGGGCGCGTAAGCTCGATGAGCGACACTTTGAGCTATGCTGTATCCCCTTTTTCGCCTATGACTTGGCGCTCGGCGATGTGGCGGAGGTTGACGACGACTTTCTCGTGCGGCGTGTGACGACTGCCTCCGGGCGGTATGTGTTCCGGGTTCACTTCGATAACGAGAATTGCGGGCTGCGAGACGACGTAGTCCTGGCCCTCGCCGAGCGAGGTGCGCTTGTGGAGTGGTCATCAGCAAGCATGTTCGCCGTCGACGCCCGCGATGCACTCCACGGCCAGGCGATCGCTGCCTACCTCCAAAGCGAAGAGAGCCAGGGTCGACTGATCTATGAGACCGGCAAAACGGGCTAA